From Cygnus olor isolate bCygOlo1 chromosome 7, bCygOlo1.pri.v2, whole genome shotgun sequence, a single genomic window includes:
- the VWA2 gene encoding von Willebrand factor A domain-containing protein 2 isoform X1 has translation MAEEERLPQLAGGVHATPHRRARGAGQTHQVCRGRATLRFVAMSLLPLESICVFLLPQVLLALGIQEIHADQEMIGKISAAGQLMQCSAAVDILFLLDGSYSVGKGSFERSKHFAGKLCDALDIHPGRVRVGLIQFSSTPHLEFPLDSYGTKQEVKEGIKRTVFRGGSTDTGRALKYILRKGFPGGRNSTVPEILVIISDGKSQGSTSTPAMQVKERGTTVFAVGIKFPRWEELHVLASEPTEQHVLFAGDATDAANGLYSALTGSICRAAAPGCKVESHLCERRTLETVKELAGNYVCWKGSKQQNAVRASLCPFYRWKKVLIKHTSRCFRTVCPDPCDSQPCQNGGTCVPEGLDKYHCLCPVGYGGDVHCAPKLSLECGVDLLFLMDSSAGVTLEGFLRYKAFLKRFLHAVVGRDSPTNVGVAQYDTDVRIPIEVGQHKDAFSLMKSIDALNFGGGGTLTGRALRYVAQHGFRSAPVFADVQDDLPRVVVLLTDSKSQDPVAEAAKYARDQELFLIGVGSSFVRAELAEVTGNPKQTIVYSDPQDLFNKIPELQRRICSVDNPEGCQAQPLDLVFAVDASAGVGLENFLQLRDFVKSSSSHFSINRDVTQVALVAYGSKAHTVFALDTHTSNSALLQAVDQAPFLGDLPSAGSALGHIYGDVMTVQKGARPAVNKAVVVLTNGGGTEGAAAPAQQLRDDGVLVFVVVIGDARRDALLRVAGSPTYLVHISSYEALRHYQDLITERICEEAKSPVSLCKPNPCLNQGVCILGPGSYRCECHGWEGPHCESRALRGDSLRSPGLPPDSRARWGPRASQHFSGTQRHGDHRH, from the exons TTTTGCTGGCGTTGGGTATACAAGAAATTCATGCCGACCAGGAGATGATTGGCAAGATTTCAGCTGCTGGCCAGC TGATGCAGTGCTCAGCCGCAGTTGATATCCTTTTCCTCTTGGATGGCTCCTACAGCGTTGGCAAAGGCAGCTTTGAAAGGTCTAAGCACTTCGCAGGCAAACTCTGCGATGCCTTGGACATCCATCCAGGCAGG GTCCGTGTGGGACTGATACAGTTTAGTTCAACTCCCCACCTTGAGTTCCCGCTGGATTCATACGGAACCAAACAAGAAGTGAAAGAGGGAATCAAGAGGACGGTGTTCAG AGGTGGGAGCACAGACACGGGCCGGGCTCTGAAATACATTCTACGCAAGGGCTTCCCGGGTGGCAGAAACTCGACCGTCCCTGAGATCCTGGTCATCATTTCGGATGGAAAGTCCCAGGGCAGTACCTCAACGCCTGCCATGCAGGTGAAGGAGAGAGGGACCACCGTTTTTGCAGTGGGAATCAAGTTTCCAAG GTGGGAGGAGCTGCACGTGCTGGCCAGCGAGCCCACCGAGCAGCACGTGCTCTTCGCTGGAGACGCCACCGACGCTGCCAACGGCCTGTACAGCGCCCTCACCGGCTCCATCTGCCGCGCCGCTGCCCCAG GCTGCAAAGTCGAATCCCACCTTTGTGAACGCAGGACCCTGGAAACTGTGAAAGAGCTGGCTGGAAACTATGTCTGTTGGAAGGGCTCCAAGCAGCAAAATGCAGTGCGTGCTTCGCTGTGTCCTTTTTACAG atggaaaaaagtCTTGATAAAACACACATCCAGATGCTTCCGAACTGTATGCCCAG ACCCTTGCGACTCCCAGCCGTGCCAGAACGGTGGCACCTGTGTCCCAGAGGGGCTGGACAAATACCACTGCCTGTGCCCGGTCGGGTATGGAGGAGATGTCCACTGTG CACCAAAGCTGAGCCTCGAGTGTGGCGTGGATCTCCTTTTCCTGATGGACAGCTCAGCGGGGGTCACACTGGAGGGGTTCCTGCGCTACAAAGCGTTCCTCAAGAGGTTCCTCCACGCGGTGGTGGGCCGGGACTCACCGACAAACGTGGGGGTGGCCCAATACGATACTGATGTCAGGATACCCATTGAGGTGGGACAACACAAGGATGCGTTCAGTCTCATGAAGAGCATTGATGCCTTGAATTTCGGTGGAGGAGGAACCCTAACAGGCAGAGCCCTGCGGTACGTTGCACAGCATGGTTTTAGGAGCGCCCCAGTCTTTGCAGATGTGCAGGATGATCTCCCACGCGTGGTTGTCTTGCTCACTGACTCCAAGTCCCAGGACCCAGTGGCAGAAGCTGCCAAGTATGCAAGGGACCAAGAGCTCTTCTTGATTGGTGTAGGCAGCAGCTTtgtgagagcagagctggctgaagTGACCGGCAATCCGAAGCAGACAATTGTCTACTCAGATCCCCAGGATCTGTTCAACAAGatcccagagctgcagagaagaaTCTGCAGTGTGGACAATCCTGAAG GCTGCCAGGCACAGCCTCTTGACTTGGTGTTTGCTGTGGATGCCTCAGCTGGAGTTGGCCTGGAGAATTTTCTGCAGCTGAGGGACTTCGTCAAGAGCAGCTCTTCGCACTTCAGTATCAACCGGGATGTCACCCAAGTTGCCCTCGTGGCCTACGGCAGCAAAGCTCACACCGTGTTTGCTTTGGACACCCACACGAGCAACTCAGCTCTCCTCCAAGCCGTCGACCAAGCGCCTTTCCTCGGGGACTTGCCCTCTGCCGGCAGTGCCTTAGGCCATATTTACGGTGACGTGATGACAGTGCAGAAAGGAGCACGGCCCGCTGTCAACAAGGCGGTGGTGGTGCTCACAAACGGAGGTGGCACGGAGGGtgcagctgccccagctcagcagctgagggACGACGGCGTCTTGGTGTTCGTGGTCGTCATTGGAGATGCACGGAGGGACGCGCTGCTGAGGGTTGCTGGGTCTCCCACCTACCTGGTCCACATCTCCTCCTATGAAGCCCTGCGGCATTACCAGGACCTTATCACAGAAAGAATCTGTGAAG AAGCGAAGAGCCCCGTGAGCCTGTGCAAACCCAACCCGTGCCTGAACCAGGGCGTGTGCATCCTCGGGCCTGGAAGCTACCGCTGCGAATGCCACGGCTGGGAAGGACCCCACTGCGAGAGCA GAGCTCTCCGGGGTGACTCTCTGAGATCCCCAGGCCTTCCTCCGGACTCCCGTGCGCGGTGGGGACCAAGGGCTTCGCAGCACTTCTCCGGCACCCAAAGGCACGGGGACCACAGACACTGA
- the VWA2 gene encoding von Willebrand factor A domain-containing protein 2 isoform X2, producing the protein MSLLPLESICVFLLPQVLLALGIQEIHADQEMIGKISAAGQLMQCSAAVDILFLLDGSYSVGKGSFERSKHFAGKLCDALDIHPGRVRVGLIQFSSTPHLEFPLDSYGTKQEVKEGIKRTVFRGGSTDTGRALKYILRKGFPGGRNSTVPEILVIISDGKSQGSTSTPAMQVKERGTTVFAVGIKFPRWEELHVLASEPTEQHVLFAGDATDAANGLYSALTGSICRAAAPGCKVESHLCERRTLETVKELAGNYVCWKGSKQQNAVRASLCPFYRWKKVLIKHTSRCFRTVCPDPCDSQPCQNGGTCVPEGLDKYHCLCPVGYGGDVHCAPKLSLECGVDLLFLMDSSAGVTLEGFLRYKAFLKRFLHAVVGRDSPTNVGVAQYDTDVRIPIEVGQHKDAFSLMKSIDALNFGGGGTLTGRALRYVAQHGFRSAPVFADVQDDLPRVVVLLTDSKSQDPVAEAAKYARDQELFLIGVGSSFVRAELAEVTGNPKQTIVYSDPQDLFNKIPELQRRICSVDNPEGCQAQPLDLVFAVDASAGVGLENFLQLRDFVKSSSSHFSINRDVTQVALVAYGSKAHTVFALDTHTSNSALLQAVDQAPFLGDLPSAGSALGHIYGDVMTVQKGARPAVNKAVVVLTNGGGTEGAAAPAQQLRDDGVLVFVVVIGDARRDALLRVAGSPTYLVHISSYEALRHYQDLITERICEEAKSPVSLCKPNPCLNQGVCILGPGSYRCECHGWEGPHCESRALRGDSLRSPGLPPDSRARWGPRASQHFSGTQRHGDHRH; encoded by the exons TTTTGCTGGCGTTGGGTATACAAGAAATTCATGCCGACCAGGAGATGATTGGCAAGATTTCAGCTGCTGGCCAGC TGATGCAGTGCTCAGCCGCAGTTGATATCCTTTTCCTCTTGGATGGCTCCTACAGCGTTGGCAAAGGCAGCTTTGAAAGGTCTAAGCACTTCGCAGGCAAACTCTGCGATGCCTTGGACATCCATCCAGGCAGG GTCCGTGTGGGACTGATACAGTTTAGTTCAACTCCCCACCTTGAGTTCCCGCTGGATTCATACGGAACCAAACAAGAAGTGAAAGAGGGAATCAAGAGGACGGTGTTCAG AGGTGGGAGCACAGACACGGGCCGGGCTCTGAAATACATTCTACGCAAGGGCTTCCCGGGTGGCAGAAACTCGACCGTCCCTGAGATCCTGGTCATCATTTCGGATGGAAAGTCCCAGGGCAGTACCTCAACGCCTGCCATGCAGGTGAAGGAGAGAGGGACCACCGTTTTTGCAGTGGGAATCAAGTTTCCAAG GTGGGAGGAGCTGCACGTGCTGGCCAGCGAGCCCACCGAGCAGCACGTGCTCTTCGCTGGAGACGCCACCGACGCTGCCAACGGCCTGTACAGCGCCCTCACCGGCTCCATCTGCCGCGCCGCTGCCCCAG GCTGCAAAGTCGAATCCCACCTTTGTGAACGCAGGACCCTGGAAACTGTGAAAGAGCTGGCTGGAAACTATGTCTGTTGGAAGGGCTCCAAGCAGCAAAATGCAGTGCGTGCTTCGCTGTGTCCTTTTTACAG atggaaaaaagtCTTGATAAAACACACATCCAGATGCTTCCGAACTGTATGCCCAG ACCCTTGCGACTCCCAGCCGTGCCAGAACGGTGGCACCTGTGTCCCAGAGGGGCTGGACAAATACCACTGCCTGTGCCCGGTCGGGTATGGAGGAGATGTCCACTGTG CACCAAAGCTGAGCCTCGAGTGTGGCGTGGATCTCCTTTTCCTGATGGACAGCTCAGCGGGGGTCACACTGGAGGGGTTCCTGCGCTACAAAGCGTTCCTCAAGAGGTTCCTCCACGCGGTGGTGGGCCGGGACTCACCGACAAACGTGGGGGTGGCCCAATACGATACTGATGTCAGGATACCCATTGAGGTGGGACAACACAAGGATGCGTTCAGTCTCATGAAGAGCATTGATGCCTTGAATTTCGGTGGAGGAGGAACCCTAACAGGCAGAGCCCTGCGGTACGTTGCACAGCATGGTTTTAGGAGCGCCCCAGTCTTTGCAGATGTGCAGGATGATCTCCCACGCGTGGTTGTCTTGCTCACTGACTCCAAGTCCCAGGACCCAGTGGCAGAAGCTGCCAAGTATGCAAGGGACCAAGAGCTCTTCTTGATTGGTGTAGGCAGCAGCTTtgtgagagcagagctggctgaagTGACCGGCAATCCGAAGCAGACAATTGTCTACTCAGATCCCCAGGATCTGTTCAACAAGatcccagagctgcagagaagaaTCTGCAGTGTGGACAATCCTGAAG GCTGCCAGGCACAGCCTCTTGACTTGGTGTTTGCTGTGGATGCCTCAGCTGGAGTTGGCCTGGAGAATTTTCTGCAGCTGAGGGACTTCGTCAAGAGCAGCTCTTCGCACTTCAGTATCAACCGGGATGTCACCCAAGTTGCCCTCGTGGCCTACGGCAGCAAAGCTCACACCGTGTTTGCTTTGGACACCCACACGAGCAACTCAGCTCTCCTCCAAGCCGTCGACCAAGCGCCTTTCCTCGGGGACTTGCCCTCTGCCGGCAGTGCCTTAGGCCATATTTACGGTGACGTGATGACAGTGCAGAAAGGAGCACGGCCCGCTGTCAACAAGGCGGTGGTGGTGCTCACAAACGGAGGTGGCACGGAGGGtgcagctgccccagctcagcagctgagggACGACGGCGTCTTGGTGTTCGTGGTCGTCATTGGAGATGCACGGAGGGACGCGCTGCTGAGGGTTGCTGGGTCTCCCACCTACCTGGTCCACATCTCCTCCTATGAAGCCCTGCGGCATTACCAGGACCTTATCACAGAAAGAATCTGTGAAG AAGCGAAGAGCCCCGTGAGCCTGTGCAAACCCAACCCGTGCCTGAACCAGGGCGTGTGCATCCTCGGGCCTGGAAGCTACCGCTGCGAATGCCACGGCTGGGAAGGACCCCACTGCGAGAGCA GAGCTCTCCGGGGTGACTCTCTGAGATCCCCAGGCCTTCCTCCGGACTCCCGTGCGCGGTGGGGACCAAGGGCTTCGCAGCACTTCTCCGGCACCCAAAGGCACGGGGACCACAGACACTGA